The genomic DNA GAAGAACCGAAGATCTGGACGGGTTCAAGCCGCCGGGGTACTCCGTTGGAAAAGAGAAACCTCTCGGGGAATATCGACCAGGGACCCGGACGGTCAAATCGCATCACCACCAGGGAATCCTCCAGCAACCCCGTCTGTCCTGCGTCGGCGAGGGCGGCGGTTTCCAGGGGAAAATAGATTGTCAGATCCGCAGGATGATCCGCAGGCATATCCACGGCGGCGGCAGGCACATTTGAAACCGGTACATCCGGAGCCCCGGCGCAGGAAAAGAAGAGAAGCGCCGAGGCAAGAAGCAGCGGAAAAATCAGCCGGGTCTTCTTCCAGATCATGTTATTTCCAGTCGAGTACACCGGGATCATAATCCGAGGGCGGCAGATAACCCAGGAGCTCAATACTCGTGGCCGCCAGGGAACTGATTCCAAGTCCCTCCTTAAGGGTCGGGGAGTACTCACCCTTTCCGTCGAAATCCACAATGATGCAGGGAACCGGATTGAGGGAATGAGCGGTTTTCGCCTTGGGCTGACCGTTCTCCTTGATGATGACCTCTCCGGTTTTGCTGTGTTCAAACATATCGTCGGAGTTTCCGTGGTCGGCGGTGAGAATAAGAGTGGCCCCGGCCTTTCGGGCGGCTTTCTCAAGACGACCGAGCTGCAGATCCAGGGCTTCCATGGCGCAGACAACCGCGGGATAGATTCCCGTATGACCCACCATATCCCCGTTGGGATAATTCAGGCGGATAAAGTCGTACTTTCCCTCCTCCAGGGCCTTTATAACGGTGTCGGTAATCTCCGCGGCCTTCATCCAGGGCCTGTCTTCAAAGGGAACTATGTCCGAGGGGATCTCTACATAGTCCTCCGTGCCGGGATCGAATTTTCCGGTACGGTTTCCATTGAAAAAATAGGTTACATGGCCGAACTTCTGGGTCTCGCTGACGGCAAGCTGCTTTACCCTGGTGGCAGCCAGGAACTCTCCCAGGGTGCGGTCAATCGAGGGTGGCGGAACCAGGTACTGTCTGGGAACATGCATATCGCCGTCGTACTCCATCATGCCGGCATATTCCACCCCGGGGCGCCGGACCCTGTCGAACTTGTCAAAGTCGTCTTCCTCAAAAGCGGCGGTAATCTCCAGGGCACGGTCTCCCCGGAAGTTGAAAAAGATGACCGAATCACCGTCTTCGATACTTCCCAGGGCCTTGCCATTCTCCTCGATAACGAAGGGAGGCAGGTCCTGGTCTATGGCCGAGGTTTCAGCGCGCAGGATCTCCACAGCCTCATGGGCAGAGGCGAAGCGACGGCCTTCTCCCAGAACATGGGTATGCCAGCCCTTCTCCACCATGCTCCAGTTGGCTCCGTAGCGGTCCATGGTGATCTGCATTCTTCCGCCTCCGGAGGCGATCCGGTAATCCGCACCCTTCGCATTCAGTCCGGAAAGGAACTCCTCGAAGGGATCGATGTATTCCAGCGCGGAGGTTTCCCCGACATCCCGACCATCCAGCAGAATATGGACCCTGGCCCGCTTAACCCCCTCATCCAGGGCTCTGGTGAGCATGGCCCGCAGATGGGAAACATTGGAGTGGACATTGCCGTCGGAAAAAAGCCCCAGAAAATGGAGAGTGGTGTTCTTGTCCCTGACGTTGGAAATCAGTTTTTTCCAGGTGTCGCCCGCAAAGATCCTGCCTTCTTCAATGGACTTTCCCACGAGTTTCGCTCCCTGGGCAAAGACCCTGCCGCAGCCGATGGCATTGTGACCGACTTCGCTGTTTCCCATATCCCCGTCATCGGGGAGTCCCACCGCCGTTCCGTGGGCTTTCAGCTTTGTTGAGGGCCATTCAGCGGTGAGTCTGTCAAGATTCGGGGTCAGGGCTGCTTTTACCGCGTCCCCCTCGGTATATTTTCCGTATCCGACACCATCCATTATTACGAGAACAACAGGACCTTTCCGTCCTTTATGTTTCGGGTTCTTCTGTAATGCTTCTACCATTATTTTGTCCTTATCCTTGATTGGCGGAAAACCGCCTGTACAATTCGTATCGACTCCAAATATATAGAATCCCGGTGCTTAAGAAAAGTCAAACGGGGATCCCGGTGGGCTCATCAGTCGAAAACAACCGTTTTGTTTCCGAATACCAGAATTTTGTGGTCAAGGTGCAGCCTGACCGCCCGGGAGAGGACCATCTTTTCGAGATTTTTTCCCTTCTGCACCAGGTCAGTCACCGTATCACGGTGGGAAATCCTGGTCACATCCTGTTCGATAATCGGCCCCTGGTCCAGATCGGCGGTTACATAGTGACTGGTCGCGCCAATGATCTTTACCCCCCGGGAGTATGCCTGATGATAGGGCTTGGCCCCGATAAAGGCGGGAAGAAATGAGTGATGGATATTGATAATCCGGTTTTTATAGCGTTGAACGAAGGCGTCGCTTAATATCTGCATATATCGGGCAAGAACAATCAGATCGACCTTGTGCTTCTTGAGGATCTCCCACTGACGGGCCTCATCCTCGGCCTTCTTATCCCTGGAAACAGGAAGGTGATAGTAGGGAACCTTGAAATACTCGGCTATGGACTGACAATCCGTATGATTCGAAATAATACAGACCACTTCGGCATCAAGTTCCCCTGAACGCTGCCTGGTCATCAGATCCCAGAGACAGTGGTCGAAGCGAGAAACAAAAATCGCCATCTTCGTGACCCGTGTGGAAAACTCAAGGTGCCACTCCATTTTAAACTTCTCGGCGATTGCCTCGAAGGCCTGGGCGATTTTGTCCTTTTTTATGCTGAAATCCTTCAGGTCCCACTCAATGCGCATAAAAAAGGTGCCCGTCTCGTCATCATTGTGCTGATCGGAATGCAGAATGTTTCCATTGTAGGTAAAGATAAAATGGGTGACTTCCGCGACAATACCTCGGTGATCAGGACAGCTGATAAGAAGGGTCGCGGTATCACCGGAATTCGGTCGGTTGGTTGCCATATCCTGTAAGTACTCCTGTGCTGTGAAAACAGTATGATCCGTATTTTATCAGGGCAGCCGGCAAGAGGCAATGGATGCCCCCCGCCGGGAGAAATCACAGCCTGAAAGGAAGGCTTAAAATCCCAGGAGTCTCGGCAGAAACAGACTGAACCAGGGAACGTAGGCTACGATGAAAAGAGCGATAATCTCGACGACAATAAACGGAAGGATTGCCCTGCTGAGTTGAGACAGTTTAAGGTCAGCGATGCTGCAGGCCACGAAGAGACAGGCACCAACGGGGGGTGTCATCAGGGCAATGTTCAGGGACAGGACCATGATAATGCCGAAATGGATCGGTTCTATGCCCATACTTACAGCAATGGGATGCAGGATGGGTCCCAGAATTATCAATGCCGCGGCAATATCCATAAAAAGCCCGACGGCAACCATCAGGCCCAGGATCATCAACAGAATAAGCTTCGGATTATCGGTAACCGAGAGCATCAGGGCGGCGATCTTCTGGGGCACCTGGGAAAAGGACAACACCCAGCTCAGGATGGATGCGGTCCCGATTATCAGAAAAACCACCCCGGTTATACGGGATGTTTTTATCAGCATTGCAGGAATATCCTTCAAGGAGAGGCTCTTGAGAACCAGGAAGCCGATTACAGCGGCATAGGCCACGGCTACTGCGGCGGCTTCGGTGGGGGTAAAGATTCCCGACAGGATTCCTCCCAGGATTATTACCGGCATAAAGAGGGGAATCAGGGCATTCCGGAATCCAATCAGCATCTCCTTGAGAGAGCTGCGTTTTGACTTCGGGTATCCCCGTTTTACAGAAAATATCGCCGCGATAATCATCAGCAGACCCGCAAGCAGAATCCCCGGAAGAAAGCCCGCAGCAAACAGGCCCGCTATCGAGACATTCATCAGGGAACCATAGATCACCATCATGTTTGAAGGAGGAATCGTCGGGCCGATGATGGAAGACGAGGCGGTAACCGCCGCGGCAAAATCCCGGTCGTACCCGTCCTTCTCCATGGCCGGAATCAGCATGGTACCGATGGCAGCGGTATCGGATACTGCGGCTCCGGTCATTCCGGCAAAAAAGACGCTGGCAAGAATGTTCGCATGGGCCAGGCCTCCCCGGAGATGTCCCACCAGGATATTGGCGAACTGAACCAGCCTCTCGGTTATCCCCGTACGGTTCATGATCTCCCCGGCG from Marispirochaeta aestuarii includes the following:
- the gpmI gene encoding 2,3-bisphosphoglycerate-independent phosphoglycerate mutase; protein product: MVEALQKNPKHKGRKGPVVLVIMDGVGYGKYTEGDAVKAALTPNLDRLTAEWPSTKLKAHGTAVGLPDDGDMGNSEVGHNAIGCGRVFAQGAKLVGKSIEEGRIFAGDTWKKLISNVRDKNTTLHFLGLFSDGNVHSNVSHLRAMLTRALDEGVKRARVHILLDGRDVGETSALEYIDPFEEFLSGLNAKGADYRIASGGGRMQITMDRYGANWSMVEKGWHTHVLGEGRRFASAHEAVEILRAETSAIDQDLPPFVIEENGKALGSIEDGDSVIFFNFRGDRALEITAAFEEDDFDKFDRVRRPGVEYAGMMEYDGDMHVPRQYLVPPPSIDRTLGEFLAATRVKQLAVSETQKFGHVTYFFNGNRTGKFDPGTEDYVEIPSDIVPFEDRPWMKAAEITDTVIKALEEGKYDFIRLNYPNGDMVGHTGIYPAVVCAMEALDLQLGRLEKAARKAGATLILTADHGNSDDMFEHSKTGEVIIKENGQPKAKTAHSLNPVPCIIVDFDGKGEYSPTLKEGLGISSLAATSIELLGYLPPSDYDPGVLDWK
- the purU gene encoding formyltetrahydrofolate deformylase, whose protein sequence is MATNRPNSGDTATLLISCPDHRGIVAEVTHFIFTYNGNILHSDQHNDDETGTFFMRIEWDLKDFSIKKDKIAQAFEAIAEKFKMEWHLEFSTRVTKMAIFVSRFDHCLWDLMTRQRSGELDAEVVCIISNHTDCQSIAEYFKVPYYHLPVSRDKKAEDEARQWEILKKHKVDLIVLARYMQILSDAFVQRYKNRIINIHHSFLPAFIGAKPYHQAYSRGVKIIGATSHYVTADLDQGPIIEQDVTRISHRDTVTDLVQKGKNLEKMVLSRAVRLHLDHKILVFGNKTVVFD
- a CDS encoding TRAP transporter large permease; the protein is MIIAVSVLFFTLLVLGVPIGFTIGLAGLAGLYFINMDLAFFSMAPLQYFSGLDMFTLLAMPFFILAGEIMNRTGITERLVQFANILVGHLRGGLAHANILASVFFAGMTGAAVSDTAAIGTMLIPAMEKDGYDRDFAAAVTASSSIIGPTIPPSNMMVIYGSLMNVSIAGLFAAGFLPGILLAGLLMIIAAIFSVKRGYPKSKRSSLKEMLIGFRNALIPLFMPVIILGGILSGIFTPTEAAAVAVAYAAVIGFLVLKSLSLKDIPAMLIKTSRITGVVFLIIGTASILSWVLSFSQVPQKIAALMLSVTDNPKLILLMILGLMVAVGLFMDIAAALIILGPILHPIAVSMGIEPIHFGIIMVLSLNIALMTPPVGACLFVACSIADLKLSQLSRAILPFIVVEIIALFIVAYVPWFSLFLPRLLGF